Within Flavobacterium pisciphilum, the genomic segment TTTCCATCAACAGCATCAGTTGCAATGTTGTTAAAGTATTGTTGGTGTAAAGATGGTGCTCTAAATCCAGTACTTATTGCTCCACGAACAAAAAGGTTATCTAAAATTTTATATCTAGCAGATAATTTTCCGTTTAAAGTATTTCCAAAATCTGTAAAATCTTCATAACGCCCCGCAACACCAATTAATAATTTTTCAGTAACATCAGCTTCTAAATCTACATAAGCCCCTACACTACTTCTATTTTCATTTACAGCATTCAAAGGAGAAAACCCAGGGAATGATTGTGATCCTCCATCGATATAAGAAGCTTCTTCGCCAGCAACAATTTTATATTTTTCAAAACGATATTCTCCTCCAAAAGCAACACTCAAACCATGAAAAACATCTTTATACAATCTTGTAACATCTGCATTTACTGTGTTTTGTAAAAAAGAGTGATTTCCTGCTTCAAAATCAGTTGGACTATTAGCTCCTAATGAAACGTTATTGGTATTAGAAACATCATAAACAAATTTATTCTCACCGATAGTATTACTCAAATCCAATTTCCATTCACCAAACTTAAATTTAAATCCTACTGAAGAAGAAAGATCGGTTACAACTGAATTTAATTCAGGTTGAAATCCGAATGGAAAAATAGAAAACACAACATTCTCCGTTTCACTTGGCAAACGTCTAAAACCATAACCAGTACCATTTCTGTGACTTATTCCTCCTGAAGCATAAAACTCTATTTGATCGTTTAACGGAATTGATGCATTAAAGAATCCTTGAATATTTTTGATTTTAGCATCTCCAATCTGGAAATTAAAATCATCACGCTTTAATCCATTTTGTGCTAATAAATTATCATCTATCTGACGTGCTTGTGCAGGATCAGCAGCAAAATCATAAGCAAAATTGTTATCGTAAGCCGATTGATCAAAAATAATCAAGTTGTTATTTTGAGAACGATTCGTTTTCTGACGATTATTAAATTCAGCCGTCAAATTAATAAAACCACCTTTATTTCCAATTTTGGCTCCATAGTTCAAGTTCAAATTTGTAGTTTGACCATCATTTCTAGAGGTACTTCCATAAGTTACATTGGCATCTAAACCTGCATTATCTTTCAAAACTAAATTGATAACACCAGCAATAGCATCCGATCCGTATTGTGCAGCAGCACCATCTCGTAAAACCTCAATACGCTTAATTGCCGAAGCTGGAATTGCACTTAAATCTGTTCCTACAGATCCGTTTCCAACAGTATTTTGATAGTTAACTAATGATGTTGTATGTCTTCTTTTTCCATTAATTAAAACCAAAACCTGATCTGGTCCTAACCCTCTTAACGAAGCAGGATCAATATGCTCTGTACCATCCGATGATGATTGTCGACTTGAATTAAAAGAAGGAATTAAATAGGTTAAAATATCGTTTGTAGTTGTTTGTGGTGTTGTATTTCTAATTTTAGCCAAATTTACTACATCAACAGGAACAGCTGTTTCTAGTTTACTCTTCTTAGGATTTCTACTTCCAACAACTACAATTTCATCTAGACTGTTATTCTCTAAAACCAGTTGAATTTCTATACTATTTCCTCTTACAACGACCTCTTTTGTTTGATATCCAAATAATGAAACTATAAAAGTTGGACTAATTGCTGCTGATGTTACTCTAAAATTCCCTAAAGCATCACTTGTAGCACTTACATGAGTTCCTTTGATCAGAATAGTAACAAATTCTAATGGACTTCCATTTTCACTAGTAATGGTTCCTTTTATGTCTTGACTTTGCGCAAAAAACAAGGTACTCGATAAAGTGAGAATTGCTGTAATTAAGATTCTTAAATTTTTTTTCATTTCTGGTTATTTTAATACATTGTAAATTATTCATTTAGATAAATGAAATGGCTTGTTAAATATTTTGTTAATCTTAACAAAGTGCAAATGTAAATCTTAAAAGTTAAACTTTACTTATCCAATAGAGTTTATGTGTTTAAAAAAGATAAAATCTAATTTTAATGAAATATCTTTGTGGAAATTTTTAAAAATAGAAAAATGAAATTACGATTATTACTTTTTTTGTGTGCTATTACTTTTAATGGGTTTTCTCAAAATAATGTATTAGTTTTTCAATCTGATTTTGGTTTGAAAGATGGAGCTGTATCTGCCATGAAAGGGGTAGCGATAGGTGTTTCTACCGACTTAAAAATATTTGATGTAACGCATGAAATTCCAGCATTTAATATTTGGGAAGCAGCTTATCGTTTATCACAAACAGCACAATATTACCCTACAGGAACAGTATTTGTTTCAGTTTGTGATCCGGGAGTAGGAACAGCTAGACACTCTGTTGTTTTACTTACTAAATCTGGTCATTATTTTGTAACTCCTGATAATGGTACTTTGACTTTAGTTGCTGAACAATTAGGAATTCAAGAAATCCGCGAAATCGACGAAGTAAAAAACCGTCGTCAGAACTCAAATGAGTCCTATACTTTTCATGGTCGTGATGTCTATGCTTATACAGGTGCACGTTTAGCATCAAAAACAATTACATTCGATCAAGTTGGGCCAAAATTACCAAATGAGGTTGTAAAAATTGAATATCAGAAACCCGTTTTCGAAAAAGGAATTATCAAAGGCGGAATACCGATTTTAGATATTCAATACGGAAATGTTTGGACCAATATTGACAAAAAAACATTTGCAAATTTAGATTTGAAAGCAGGAGATTTTGTGAAAATTCAAATTTTTAATGGAACTAAAAAAGTGTATGATGGAAAACTAAAACTAGTACATACTTTTGGAGAAGTTGAAATCGGTACTGATGTATGTTACTTTAATAGCCTTTTGAATTTCTCATTGGCAGTAAATCAAGGAAGTTTTTCAGAAAAACATAAAATTTATAGCGGAGCTAATTGGAGTATTTTAATCAATAAATAGTTTCATCATCCAGTATAAATAAAAAAGGTGTTCATTAAATGAACACCTTTTTTTAGTTTACAAAACCTTAGTTTTTAAGTGAAGCCATATCGATTACAAAACGATATTTTATATCTCCTTTTAATAATCTTTCGTAAGCATTATTAACGTCGTTTACACCTATCAATTCAATATCGGCAACAATATTGTGCTTAGCGCAAAAATCAAGCATTTCTTGAGTTTCTGCAATTCCACCAATAAGCGAACCAGAGAAACTTCTTCTACCAAGTATTAGGCTAAATGATGTTACAGGAAGTGGATCCATAGGAGCACCAACCAATGTAAGTGTTCCATCTACTCTAAGTAGATTTAAATACGCATCAATATCATGTTGAGCCGATACGCAATCTAAAATAAAATGCAGACTTTTTGCATATTTAGCCATTTGTTCAGCATCTGTAGATAGTACTACTTCATCTGCTCCCAATCGTTTTGCATCCTCAGTTTTAGACAATGAAGTCGTAAAAACTATTACATGAGCTCCCATTGCTTTTGCAATTTTGATTCCCATATGACCTAAACCACCAATACCTACAATACCAACTCTTTGCCCAGGTCCTACTTTCCAGTGTTTTAATGGAGAATACGTAGTAATACCAGCACATAGTAAAGGTGCAACTCCAGCTAAATCTAATTTATCAGAAATATGAAGTACAAAACTTTCGTCTACAACAACACTCTCAGAATATCCACCAAAAGTTTGCCCTCCAAGGTGTGGATCTGGAGAGTTAAATGTCATTGTATTTCCCGGCTCACAAAACTGCTCTAAACCATCTTTACAATGCTCACACTCTCTACAAGAATCAACCATACAACCTACTCCAGCTAAATCGCCTACTTTGAAGTTTTTTACATGATCTCCTACTTTGGTTACGCGACCCACAATTTCATGTCCTGGAACTATTGGATAAATTGTACCATGCCATTCGTTTCTAGCAGAATGAAGATCAGAATGACAAATTCCGCAATATAAAATATCAATCTCCACATCATGTGCAGTTACTGCTCTACGCTTTATATCTAATGTTTTTAACGGTGCTTCGGCAGCTTCTGTACCAAATGCCTTTATGTTTTTTGCTTCCATATTTTTAAAAAGTTATTTGTTTAAAATGTTATTTGTTTCAAGTGTTCAGTCTCAGTCTTTAGTCTTTAGTCTCAGTTTACAGTATTCATACAGTAAAAAAAAAAACAATCTGTTCAATTCGCTAAATCTGCGTGCTAATTTTCAGTATTCAGTCTCAGTATTTATAAGTAGAGAAAAAACAATCTGCTTAATCCGCTAAATCTGCGTGCAAATTTTCAATATTCAGTTTACAGTTTACATTATTCATAAGTAGAGAAAAAATAATCTGCTAAATCCGCTAAATCTGCGTGCTAATTTTCAGAATCCAGTCACAGTGTTCAGTACTGCGACTACAAACTGAGCGTCACAACTGTAAACTATAAACTGCGACTGTAATCTCTTTTCACTTCTCCCTCTTAGTTTTCAATCTCTTAGAACCTTAGCTACTCAGCACCTTTGAACCTTTATTATTCAGTAAAACTGTTATATTCCTCATCAGTTACTTGTTCCATCCAAATTCCTAGACCCTTATCTATTTCAGTTATAATTGCTATATGCGAAAATCGACTTGTAGGTGTGGCACCATACCAATGCTCAACTTCTGGCAAAATGGTCAGAACTTCTCCTTTATGAACCAATCGTATTGGCGTACCTCGCTCCTGAAAATAACCAACACCCTCTGTTGCAACAAGCAATTGCAAACCTGTATTTGTGTGCCAATTATTTCTCGATCCAGGCTCAAAAGAAACCTCTTTTATGGTAGTATTACGTGGCTGAATATCGCTAGTACTCTTTTTAAAAGAAACTTCGCCAATAGCATATTTGTTAGGAACGATTCCTTCTTCTATGGTAGTTGTATAATGTGTTGGCATAAATAGTTATTTATTGTAGTTTGATTTATTATTTAATGGCTAACCAATAAAAATCACAACAATCTTAAATACAGCAATTTACAACAATATTTTATCATCACATGATTGAGATAAAAAATTATGGATTACTTTTTATAAAATTATTTTTAAATTAATGTTGGCTACAAACAACACATATAAACTTTAGGACTATTTAAAGCTATTGTATTGTTCATCAGTTACTCTTTCTAACCAATCGACAATGCCCTTTTGAGTATTAGTACTAATCGCTATATGAGTAAATTCACTATCAGGGGATGCGCCATGCCAATGTTTAACATCGGGTAAAACAGAAACAACATCGCCTATATTAAGTAATTGGATAGGTTTTCCTTCTTCTTGGTAATAACCTACTCCGTGTGTAACAATAAGTATTTGACCTCCGGGATGTGTGTGCCAATTATTTCTGGCTCTGGGTTCAAAAACTACATTTCCTACAACAGTATTTAAAGTTCTGTCATCTGGAACGAGTAGTTTTACCCAAGCATTACCTGTAAAATAATCGGCTGAAGCTGGATCTCCTTTTAGAAAAATAGTATTATCTGATTCATTTTGTTCTGTTTTCATAATTATTCTGTTTTATACATCAGTACAAACTAAATTAAAGAAGCGGTCAATACTATAAATACAAACCTTGCTATTTAGCCAATAATCTGACATTGATTAATACTAATTATTCCAGTACAAATTTACTTTGGTAAAGACTTTTTAAAATAACAATTATCAAACAAAAAATTAAGAATATGAAACAATTTACATCCTTAAAGTTTTAGGTACAGTTCCGGTTAGCCTTTTAAAGTAATTATTAAAATAACTCGGATATTCAAATCCAAGTGAAAACCCTATATCGGCAATACTCCAATCAGTATGCTGCAAAAGAGCTTTTGCTTCACTAATAATTCTTTCACTGATATGAGTAGTAGTCGATTTACCAGTAATTTCCTTTACCGAACGATTAAGGTGATTGACGTGCACTGCAAGATTTTGAGCATAGTCTTGTGGTGTTTTTAGCTTAAGTGGCTGATCCTTGGTCTCTATCGGAAACTGTCTTTCTAAAAGTTCGAGAAAAAGTGTAGTAATTCGAGAAGAAGCATTCTTATGTTTAAAGAAATTTTCTGAAGGTTGCATTTTTAATGATTCATGAATAATCAGGTTGATATAATTTCGAATTAAATCGTCTTTAAAAATGTAATCTGTATCTTGTTCCGATATCATTTTTATAAACATCGAAGTTATAAATTCCTCTTGTACAGGAGTCAAAGAGAATATAGGAGTTCCTCCAATCTTAAACAAAGGGGATTCATGAAGACTATCTGAACGATAATTAACCTTTAAAAAATCTTCGGTGAAAACACAGGCATATCCGCTATAAATAGGTGAAATAATTTCCCAAGAGTATGGAATATGTGGATTTCCAAAGAATAATATTGTACCATCAGTTTCAATACCTCTATCAGCATAATGAATGAGACTTTTACTAGTATTAATACAAATCTTGTAAAAATCCCTACGGTTATAAGTTGGTACAGCATTAACACCACTATTCACTTCATATACTTTAAAGCCTTTTAGTTTTAAGTCATTGGTATTAAAATCTGAAGCTTGAGAAACAATATGATTATCCATGAGGCAAAGTTAAGAAAATCAAACATAAATTAAATAAGAAATAATTATGAAATTACAGTAACTAACGCTATCTTAGTCGCAAACCCATACATCACATATTATCTACCCCATAATTACTGATTTGCAAGAATCATCGTAAATACAACAACTATATTTTTTTATTGAATCGAAAATATACAGCTAATAAAAATGATTTTCAAACAACTCCGATTAAACATTGATATTGAAGATAGTACATTTAATGAACTATACTCAACCCGCATACAAAGACTTTCAGAACGGCATTGGACTCCAGTTGAGATAGCCAAAGCAGCTGCTGATTATCTTGTAGACAAACCCAATAAAAAAGTACTGGATATAGGTGCTGGTGCAGGAAAATTTTGCTTAGTAGGCGCTGCTTCTACAAGGGGAATGTTTTATGGTGTTGAACAAAGAGAGTCACTTATAAAAGTATCTAAAAAAATAGCCGAAAAGCATAATGTAAAAAACGTTGAATTCATTCATTCGAATATCAACCAGATTTCCTTTTCAGATTATGATGCATTTTATTTCTATAACTCCTTTTACGAAAATATTGATATTACATGTCCAATAGACAAAATTATACTTCCTGAAAAAGAATTGTTTCATTCATATTCTAATTATGTTAGAGAACAGTTGTCAAAAACGCCCAAAGGAACAAGACTAGTTACCTATTGGAGTACTTGGGAAGAAATCCCAGAAAGTTTTGATTTAGAAGAATCTGCTTGTGATGGAATATTGAATTTCTGGAAAAAAAAGGTATAGCTATACTAAAAAAAACTGCCCTGAAATAATTCATAGGCAGTTTAATTGCTCTTTCAAGCTGTCAAAATTTAATAAAAAACAAAAATAATCTAAAGCGTTTTTTCTAACGTCTCTAGTACTTCCTTCCAATTATTCACTCTTAAATGATGTGTTTGATTTATATTGTGGAATGCCGTAAACATAATAGGTTTACCCATGCAATAATCTAAATTCTTACTGTGATCATCAATCATATAATCAGTATTGATG encodes:
- a CDS encoding TonB-dependent receptor — protein: MKKNLRILITAILTLSSTLFFAQSQDIKGTITSENGSPLEFVTILIKGTHVSATSDALGNFRVTSAAISPTFIVSLFGYQTKEVVVRGNSIEIQLVLENNSLDEIVVVGSRNPKKSKLETAVPVDVVNLAKIRNTTPQTTTNDILTYLIPSFNSSRQSSSDGTEHIDPASLRGLGPDQVLVLINGKRRHTTSLVNYQNTVGNGSVGTDLSAIPASAIKRIEVLRDGAAAQYGSDAIAGVINLVLKDNAGLDANVTYGSTSRNDGQTTNLNLNYGAKIGNKGGFINLTAEFNNRQKTNRSQNNNLIIFDQSAYDNNFAYDFAADPAQARQIDDNLLAQNGLKRDDFNFQIGDAKIKNIQGFFNASIPLNDQIEFYASGGISHRNGTGYGFRRLPSETENVVFSIFPFGFQPELNSVVTDLSSSVGFKFKFGEWKLDLSNTIGENKFVYDVSNTNNVSLGANSPTDFEAGNHSFLQNTVNADVTRLYKDVFHGLSVAFGGEYRFEKYKIVAGEEASYIDGGSQSFPGFSPLNAVNENRSSVGAYVDLEADVTEKLLIGVAGRYEDFTDFGNTLNGKLSARYKILDNLFVRGAISTGFRAPSLHQQYFNNIATDAVDGKILNSGIFRNDSDVAKQLGIPKLKEETSRNYSFGVVFSPIKKLNITADYYHIRIDNRIILTGNLGNDAFGEPVPELRDLFAVYGAQTGRFFTNAINTTTNGLDLVIDYDMNVGEGKMNLSLLYNYNDNKVDKHLNNVPALFEGQEDVYYGPQERSLIETNTPKHKGTFAINYSLSKWNFLLRNTYFGEVIRDGFPFGGIQKHNGKVVTDLTVAYKITPKIQIALGANNLLDVFPDRQIYENSYYGVFKYAPVQMGTTGAYYFGRMSFSL
- a CDS encoding SAM hydrolase/SAM-dependent halogenase family protein produces the protein MKLRLLLFLCAITFNGFSQNNVLVFQSDFGLKDGAVSAMKGVAIGVSTDLKIFDVTHEIPAFNIWEAAYRLSQTAQYYPTGTVFVSVCDPGVGTARHSVVLLTKSGHYFVTPDNGTLTLVAEQLGIQEIREIDEVKNRRQNSNESYTFHGRDVYAYTGARLASKTITFDQVGPKLPNEVVKIEYQKPVFEKGIIKGGIPILDIQYGNVWTNIDKKTFANLDLKAGDFVKIQIFNGTKKVYDGKLKLVHTFGEVEIGTDVCYFNSLLNFSLAVNQGSFSEKHKIYSGANWSILINK
- a CDS encoding NAD(P)-dependent alcohol dehydrogenase encodes the protein MEAKNIKAFGTEAAEAPLKTLDIKRRAVTAHDVEIDILYCGICHSDLHSARNEWHGTIYPIVPGHEIVGRVTKVGDHVKNFKVGDLAGVGCMVDSCRECEHCKDGLEQFCEPGNTMTFNSPDPHLGGQTFGGYSESVVVDESFVLHISDKLDLAGVAPLLCAGITTYSPLKHWKVGPGQRVGIVGIGGLGHMGIKIAKAMGAHVIVFTTSLSKTEDAKRLGADEVVLSTDAEQMAKYAKSLHFILDCVSAQHDIDAYLNLLRVDGTLTLVGAPMDPLPVTSFSLILGRRSFSGSLIGGIAETQEMLDFCAKHNIVADIELIGVNDVNNAYERLLKGDIKYRFVIDMASLKN
- a CDS encoding cupin domain-containing protein, with product MPTHYTTTIEEGIVPNKYAIGEVSFKKSTSDIQPRNTTIKEVSFEPGSRNNWHTNTGLQLLVATEGVGYFQERGTPIRLVHKGEVLTILPEVEHWYGATPTSRFSHIAIITEIDKGLGIWMEQVTDEEYNSFTE
- a CDS encoding (R)-mandelonitrile lyase, whose amino-acid sequence is MKTEQNESDNTIFLKGDPASADYFTGNAWVKLLVPDDRTLNTVVGNVVFEPRARNNWHTHPGGQILIVTHGVGYYQEEGKPIQLLNIGDVVSVLPDVKHWHGASPDSEFTHIAISTNTQKGIVDWLERVTDEQYNSFK
- a CDS encoding helix-turn-helix domain-containing protein gives rise to the protein MDNHIVSQASDFNTNDLKLKGFKVYEVNSGVNAVPTYNRRDFYKICINTSKSLIHYADRGIETDGTILFFGNPHIPYSWEIISPIYSGYACVFTEDFLKVNYRSDSLHESPLFKIGGTPIFSLTPVQEEFITSMFIKMISEQDTDYIFKDDLIRNYINLIIHESLKMQPSENFFKHKNASSRITTLFLELLERQFPIETKDQPLKLKTPQDYAQNLAVHVNHLNRSVKEITGKSTTTHISERIISEAKALLQHTDWSIADIGFSLGFEYPSYFNNYFKRLTGTVPKTLRM
- a CDS encoding methyltransferase domain-containing protein, which translates into the protein MIFKQLRLNIDIEDSTFNELYSTRIQRLSERHWTPVEIAKAAADYLVDKPNKKVLDIGAGAGKFCLVGAASTRGMFYGVEQRESLIKVSKKIAEKHNVKNVEFIHSNINQISFSDYDAFYFYNSFYENIDITCPIDKIILPEKELFHSYSNYVREQLSKTPKGTRLVTYWSTWEEIPESFDLEESACDGILNFWKKKV